The following proteins are co-located in the Halanaerobiaceae bacterium ANBcell28 genome:
- a CDS encoding YggT family protein translates to MYFLSYIINTAFRIFYWLIIIRAVLTWIAPNVHDPNWRKLLTLLYKLTEPILAPIRRYIPMNNLAIDISPIIALIALRILNSFFISLIRYLAMDLGL, encoded by the coding sequence ATGTATTTTTTATCTTATATAATTAACACAGCTTTTAGGATTTTTTATTGGTTAATAATTATTAGGGCAGTGCTTACATGGATTGCACCAAATGTACATGATCCTAATTGGAGAAAATTATTGACTTTATTATATAAATTAACTGAACCAATATTAGCACCAATAAGAAGGTATATACCTATGAATAATTTAGCTATAGATATCTCACCTATTATTGCTTTGATAGCATTAAGAATATTAAATTCTTTTTTTATTAGCTTAATTAGATATCTTGCTATGGATTTAGGACTATAA
- a CDS encoding cell division protein SepF: MDVKIIWNKVLDFFDFKVQEENYQEKELLNEDDEKRIISIYKRQGFKIMVYSPESFTEVQNIVDQLKESKPVIVNLQDIEKEKAKKLVDFISGAVYAIDGTVQKIYDLIFVFAPQNVEIDVQSLRKNKSLLK, from the coding sequence ATGGATGTAAAAATTATATGGAATAAAGTATTGGATTTTTTTGATTTTAAAGTTCAGGAAGAAAATTATCAGGAAAAAGAGCTTCTTAATGAGGATGACGAAAAAAGAATAATAAGTATATATAAACGACAGGGTTTTAAAATCATGGTATATTCACCGGAATCTTTTACAGAAGTTCAGAATATAGTTGATCAACTAAAAGAAAGTAAACCAGTAATTGTAAATTTGCAAGATATAGAAAAAGAAAAAGCAAAAAAATTAGTTGACTTTATAAGTGGAGCTGTTTATGCTATTGATGGTACTGTTCAAAAAATATATGATCTTATATTTGTATTTGCGCCACAAAATGTAGAAATAGATGTACAAAGTTTAAGAAAGAATAAATCACTGCTTAAGTAA
- a CDS encoding YggS family pyridoxal phosphate-dependent enzyme gives MGEDLLKQLNFVKEKIGNTANESKREKNEVKLLPVSKNHSVDKINFFKSLGFNEFAESRVQELLKKNELIPDVHWHFIGHLQRNKVKYLMRLQNLKLIHSLDSWRLAKEINKRAAKNDRIIDVLLQVNVADESSKYGIDIKEVYDFLSDSRNLSNMRIVGMMTIAPYDIDSNELRSIFRRLYDKRSKMIAKGFDLKELSMGMSNDYQIAIEEGSTIVRIGSALFGKRGG, from the coding sequence GTGGGTGAAGATTTGTTGAAACAGTTAAATTTTGTGAAAGAAAAAATAGGAAATACTGCTAATGAGTCCAAAAGAGAAAAAAATGAAGTTAAATTATTACCGGTAAGTAAGAATCACTCTGTTGATAAGATTAATTTTTTTAAGAGTTTAGGATTTAATGAATTTGCTGAAAGTAGGGTACAAGAATTATTAAAAAAGAATGAACTGATACCTGATGTACACTGGCATTTTATTGGACATTTACAAAGAAATAAAGTAAAATATTTAATGAGATTACAGAATTTAAAATTGATACATTCATTGGATAGTTGGCGTTTAGCTAAAGAGATTAACAAGAGAGCAGCTAAAAATGATCGGATAATTGATGTATTATTACAGGTCAATGTAGCTGATGAATCCAGTAAATATGGGATTGACATCAAAGAAGTATATGATTTTTTAAGTGATAGTAGAAATTTAAGTAATATGAGGATTGTTGGTATGATGACAATAGCACCTTATGATATCGATTCTAATGAGCTTCGTAGCATATTCAGACGCCTGTACGATAAAAGAAGTAAAATGATTGCAAAAGGCTTTGACTTAAAAGAATTATCTATGGGAATGTCTAATGATTATCAAATAGCAATTGAGGAAGGTTCTACTATAGTAAGAATTGGTAGCGCTCTTTTTGGTAAAAGAGGAGGATAG